A region from the Streptomyces sp. 3214.6 genome encodes:
- a CDS encoding ROK family transcriptional regulator translates to MTAPLHETRPTGPGRALPDTQQGMRRRNLARVMHAVSAEGPLSRAAVASRIGLTRAAVSTLVDELIRTGLLEELGPERPGRVGRPGSALAVSGRGPAGMGAEIGVDHLAVCAVDLRGEVRARAVRHGTNRGRSPEPVIEELTGLVHRVVAEAEREGLWPAGLAVAVPGLVSRDARTVVRAPNLDWQDVDLGALLPEEFPLTVDNEANFGGLAELWLGTDTPGDFLHVSAEIGIGAALIVDGSLLRGTRGFAGELGHVPVHPDGPQCGCGGRGCLEQYAGEEAVLRAAGLAPGEDRVGLLAGRAADGDPHVRRALREAGTALGIALTGALNLLDPEGVVLGGALAGLAPWLLPSLETELSRRTAGPACPVSVSRLGPEGPLLGAAHSVVRAVMDDPAAVAGRA, encoded by the coding sequence ATGACAGCACCGCTGCACGAGACCCGGCCGACCGGGCCCGGGCGCGCGCTGCCCGACACCCAGCAGGGCATGCGTCGCCGCAACCTGGCCCGGGTGATGCACGCCGTCAGTGCCGAGGGACCGCTCTCGCGGGCGGCGGTCGCCTCGCGCATCGGCCTGACCCGGGCGGCGGTGTCCACCCTCGTCGACGAACTCATACGCACCGGCCTGCTCGAGGAGCTGGGCCCCGAGCGGCCCGGCCGGGTGGGCCGGCCCGGTTCGGCACTGGCGGTCAGCGGGCGCGGCCCGGCCGGGATGGGCGCCGAGATCGGCGTGGACCACCTGGCGGTCTGCGCCGTCGACCTGCGCGGCGAGGTACGGGCGCGCGCCGTGCGGCACGGCACGAACCGGGGCCGCTCCCCCGAGCCGGTCATCGAGGAGCTGACCGGGCTCGTGCACCGGGTCGTCGCCGAGGCGGAGCGCGAGGGGCTGTGGCCGGCCGGACTCGCCGTGGCCGTCCCCGGACTGGTCTCCCGCGACGCCCGTACGGTCGTCCGTGCGCCGAACCTCGACTGGCAGGACGTCGACCTCGGCGCGCTGCTGCCCGAGGAGTTCCCGCTGACCGTGGACAACGAGGCCAACTTCGGCGGGCTGGCCGAACTCTGGCTCGGCACGGACACGCCAGGGGACTTCCTGCATGTGTCGGCCGAGATCGGCATCGGCGCCGCACTGATCGTGGACGGCAGCCTGCTGCGTGGCACCCGCGGCTTCGCGGGCGAGCTGGGCCATGTGCCGGTCCATCCCGACGGGCCGCAGTGCGGGTGCGGCGGACGCGGGTGTCTGGAGCAGTACGCCGGTGAGGAGGCGGTGCTGCGAGCCGCCGGGCTGGCACCTGGCGAGGACCGCGTCGGCCTCCTCGCGGGCCGCGCCGCGGACGGCGATCCGCATGTACGGCGCGCTCTGCGCGAGGCGGGAACGGCCCTCGGTATCGCCCTGACCGGGGCGCTCAATCTTCTGGACCCCGAAGGCGTCGTGCTCGGAGGCGCCCTGGCCGGGCTCGCACCGTGGTTGCTGCCGTCCCTAGAGACCGAACTCTCCCGCCGTACGGCGGGCCCCGCCTGCCCGGTGTCCGTCTCACGACTCGGTCCCGAGGGACCGTTGCTCGGGGCCGCGCACTCGGTCGTGCGGGCCGTGATGGACGACCCGGCGGCGGTGGCCGGGCGGGCCTGA
- a CDS encoding tectonin domain-containing protein: MADWVKVDGGLSAISAGSRTTVWGVNSANAVYRYTNFDGNPWVNIPGGLSDIGAAADGTVWGVNSGNQIYRYTGDQSTTNWVGINGSLVRIDAGSRTNVWGVDSAGAIYRYTNNDTNPWLKIPGGLSDIGAAADGTVWGVNSGNYVFRYTGDQDSSNPWQSVGGSLKRIAVGSRTNVWGVDTAGSIYRYTNNDASGSNPWVKIPGNATDIAAGADGTVWHVNSAGAIYRYTGDQPS; encoded by the coding sequence ATGGCGGATTGGGTAAAGGTCGACGGCGGTCTCTCGGCCATCTCGGCGGGGTCCAGGACGACGGTGTGGGGTGTGAACTCCGCGAATGCCGTCTACCGGTACACGAACTTCGACGGCAACCCCTGGGTCAACATTCCGGGTGGGCTGAGCGACATCGGTGCCGCGGCGGACGGCACCGTGTGGGGCGTCAACAGCGGCAACCAGATCTACCGGTACACCGGCGACCAGAGCACGACGAACTGGGTGGGCATCAACGGCAGCCTGGTCCGCATCGATGCGGGTTCCCGGACGAATGTGTGGGGCGTGGACTCCGCCGGCGCCATCTACCGGTACACCAACAACGACACCAACCCGTGGCTCAAGATCCCCGGAGGGCTGAGCGACATCGGTGCCGCGGCGGACGGCACCGTGTGGGGCGTCAACAGCGGCAACTATGTCTTCCGGTACACCGGAGACCAGGACAGCTCGAACCCGTGGCAGAGCGTCGGCGGCAGCCTGAAGCGGATCGCGGTCGGCTCCCGGACCAACGTGTGGGGCGTCGACACGGCAGGCAGCATCTACCGGTACACCAACAACGACGCCAGCGGCAGTAACCCGTGGGTCAAGATCCCCGGCAACGCCACCGACATCGCCGCAGGCGCCGACGGCACCGTGTGGCACGTCAACAGCGCCGGCGCCATCTACCGGTACACCGGCGACCAGCCAAGCTGA
- a CDS encoding IS1182 family transposase produces the protein MGEWAGDTVGPDVWETCRELIPAGSVFAFLAERRGALFPAHMFADMYPSANGRPSMPPQILAAAITLQALHGLSDFETVQELRCDLRWKAACGLGLNDLAFDPSLLAYFRRRLACSARPNRVFEAVREVVKATGVLGGKHRRALDSTVLDDAVATQDTVTQLIAAVRAVIREVPGAAEVAAVQCTAHDYTDPGKPRIAWNDEQARAELVDALVTDVLRLLGHLPDQQLDEKAANALGILALVAGQDVEPAEDSDGRDGRWRISKGTAPGRVVSTVDPEARHIHKTRTHQQDGYKAHLAIEPETGLYTAVALRPGAGAEHHEATVGLDLLADEESPVDAFGDTAYSAGDMRQALHQAGHRLFFKPAPLRPAVPGGFTLDDFAIDTAASAVTCPAGHTVALSGPGGQHNQRKAAFGNLCTGCPLRERCTKAKAGRILTIRPHHDLQAAARRQAATDPDWQADYRRWRPPVERAVAWLVQHGNRRLRYRGTINNNTWLHTRAAALNLRRLINLGLTHTGGRWRLTPATT, from the coding sequence ATGGGGGAATGGGCCGGGGACACGGTCGGGCCGGATGTGTGGGAGACGTGCCGGGAGTTGATTCCGGCGGGGAGTGTGTTCGCGTTTCTGGCCGAGCGCCGTGGTGCTCTGTTCCCGGCTCATATGTTCGCGGACATGTACCCGTCGGCGAATGGACGGCCGAGCATGCCGCCGCAGATCCTGGCTGCGGCGATCACGCTGCAGGCCCTGCACGGGCTGTCGGACTTCGAGACGGTGCAGGAGCTGCGGTGTGACCTGCGGTGGAAGGCCGCGTGCGGGCTGGGCCTGAACGACCTGGCGTTTGACCCGTCTCTGCTGGCCTACTTCCGCCGCCGTCTGGCCTGCTCGGCCCGGCCCAACCGCGTCTTCGAGGCCGTGCGCGAGGTGGTGAAGGCCACCGGTGTCCTGGGCGGCAAGCACCGGCGGGCCTTGGACTCGACGGTGTTGGACGACGCGGTGGCCACCCAGGACACCGTCACCCAGCTGATCGCCGCCGTCCGTGCGGTGATCCGCGAAGTCCCCGGCGCCGCCGAGGTCGCGGCCGTGCAGTGCACCGCGCACGACTACACCGATCCCGGCAAACCCCGCATCGCCTGGAACGACGAGCAGGCCCGCGCGGAACTCGTCGACGCCCTGGTCACCGATGTGCTGCGGCTGCTGGGCCACCTGCCCGACCAGCAGCTGGACGAGAAGGCCGCGAACGCCCTCGGCATCCTGGCGCTGGTCGCAGGACAAGACGTGGAGCCGGCCGAGGACTCCGACGGCCGCGACGGACGCTGGCGCATCAGCAAGGGGACCGCTCCGGGCCGCGTCGTGTCCACCGTCGACCCTGAAGCCCGCCACATCCACAAGACCCGCACCCACCAGCAGGACGGATACAAAGCCCACCTGGCCATCGAGCCCGAGACCGGCTTATACACGGCCGTGGCTCTGCGGCCCGGCGCCGGAGCCGAGCACCACGAGGCCACCGTCGGCCTGGATCTGCTGGCCGACGAGGAGAGTCCGGTGGACGCCTTCGGCGACACCGCCTACTCCGCCGGCGACATGCGCCAAGCCCTGCACCAGGCGGGGCACCGGCTGTTCTTCAAGCCCGCCCCACTGCGGCCCGCCGTCCCCGGCGGCTTCACCCTGGACGACTTCGCCATCGACACCGCCGCCTCCGCGGTCACCTGCCCCGCCGGGCATACGGTTGCCCTGTCGGGCCCCGGCGGACAGCACAACCAGCGCAAGGCGGCCTTCGGGAACCTGTGCACCGGATGCCCCCTCCGCGAGCGGTGCACCAAGGCCAAGGCCGGCCGCATCCTGACCATCCGCCCCCACCACGACCTGCAAGCGGCCGCCCGCCGCCAGGCCGCCACCGACCCGGACTGGCAAGCCGACTACCGCCGCTGGCGACCACCAGTCGAACGCGCCGTCGCCTGGCTCGTCCAGCACGGCAACCGCAGACTCCGCTACCGCGGAACCATCAACAACAACACCTGGCTTCACACCCGAGCCGCCGCCCTCAACCTCCGCCGACTGATCAACCTCGGACTCACCCACACTGGCGGCCGCTGGCGACTCACCCCGGCCACCACATAG
- a CDS encoding integrase core domain-containing protein, with protein sequence MRQSMGRTGSCYDNAAAESFFGLLKAETGTTLRESHEHARTDVFRFIEVEYNRTRLRKHPVYGYVTPLETRALTTQDLTPAA encoded by the coding sequence ATGCGGCAGAGCATGGGCAGAACAGGCTCCTGTTACGATAACGCCGCAGCCGAGAGCTTTTTCGGATTGCTGAAAGCGGAGACCGGGACCACTCTCCGGGAGTCCCACGAACACGCACGAACCGACGTTTTCCGCTTCATCGAGGTCGAGTACAACCGCACCCGCCTGCGCAAGCATCCCGTCTACGGGTACGTCACCCCACTCGAAACCAGGGCACTGACGACACAAGACCTCACCCCCGCAGCGTAA
- the exaC gene encoding acetaldehyde dehydrogenase ExaC: MTRYAAPGTEGAIVSYQTRYDHYIGGEYVPPARGQYFENPSPVTGETFAEVARGTAEDVERALDAAHAAAPSWGRTSSTERSDILLKIADRMEAYLEPLAVAESWENGKPVRETLAADIPLAIDHFRYFAGAVRAQEGSLSELDDDTVAYHYHEPLGVVAQIIPWNFPILMATWKLAPALAAGNTVVIKPAEQTPVSLHYWMSLIADLLPPGVVNIVNGFGEEAGKPLASSARVAKVAFTGETATGRLIMQYAAENLKPVTLELGGKSPNLFFDDVWDKDDDLRDKALEGFTMFALNQGEVCTCPSRGLIQRGNYGDFLEAAVARTELIKPGHPLDTDTMIGAQASGEQLAKILSYIDIGRKEGAKILTGGERAEYEGELKGGYYVRPTIFEGDNRMRIFQEEIFGPVVSVASFDDFDDAIKIANDTSYGLGAGVWTRDINTAYRAGRAIQAGRVWTNCYHTYPAHAAFGGYKQSGIGRETHKMMLEHYQQTKNLLVSYSPKKLGFF, translated from the coding sequence ATGACCCGTTACGCGGCGCCCGGTACCGAGGGCGCGATCGTCTCCTACCAGACGCGCTACGACCACTACATCGGAGGCGAGTACGTACCCCCGGCTCGGGGGCAGTACTTCGAGAACCCCTCTCCGGTGACCGGGGAGACATTCGCCGAGGTGGCGCGTGGCACGGCCGAGGACGTGGAGCGGGCGCTCGACGCGGCGCACGCGGCCGCCCCGAGTTGGGGCCGGACCTCGTCGACCGAGCGCTCCGACATCCTGCTGAAGATCGCCGACCGCATGGAGGCGTACCTGGAGCCCCTCGCCGTCGCGGAGAGCTGGGAGAACGGCAAGCCGGTCCGCGAGACGCTGGCGGCGGACATCCCGCTGGCCATCGACCACTTCCGCTACTTCGCCGGCGCGGTCCGCGCCCAGGAGGGTTCGCTCAGCGAGCTCGACGACGACACGGTGGCGTACCACTACCACGAGCCACTCGGTGTCGTCGCGCAGATCATTCCGTGGAACTTCCCGATCCTGATGGCCACATGGAAGCTCGCACCGGCCCTCGCCGCGGGCAACACGGTGGTCATCAAGCCCGCCGAGCAGACTCCGGTGTCGTTGCACTACTGGATGAGCCTGATCGCGGATCTGCTGCCGCCGGGCGTGGTGAACATCGTCAACGGGTTCGGCGAGGAGGCGGGCAAGCCGCTGGCGTCCAGTGCGCGAGTGGCGAAGGTCGCGTTCACGGGCGAGACGGCCACGGGGCGGCTGATCATGCAGTACGCCGCGGAGAACCTGAAGCCGGTCACGCTGGAACTGGGCGGCAAGTCGCCGAACCTCTTCTTCGACGACGTGTGGGACAAGGACGACGACCTGCGCGACAAGGCCCTCGAGGGCTTCACCATGTTCGCGCTGAACCAGGGCGAGGTGTGCACCTGCCCCTCGCGCGGCCTGATCCAGCGCGGCAACTACGGCGACTTCCTCGAGGCGGCCGTCGCCCGCACCGAGCTCATCAAGCCGGGCCACCCCCTCGACACGGACACGATGATCGGCGCGCAGGCGTCCGGCGAACAGCTCGCGAAGATCCTCTCCTACATCGACATCGGCCGGAAGGAGGGCGCCAAGATCCTCACGGGCGGTGAACGTGCCGAGTACGAAGGCGAGTTGAAGGGCGGCTATTACGTCCGGCCGACGATCTTCGAGGGGGACAACCGCATGCGGATCTTCCAGGAGGAGATCTTCGGTCCGGTCGTCTCAGTGGCCTCGTTCGACGACTTCGACGACGCCATCAAGATCGCCAACGACACGTCGTACGGCCTCGGGGCCGGCGTGTGGACGCGGGACATCAACACGGCGTACCGCGCGGGCCGGGCGATCCAGGCGGGCCGTGTGTGGACGAACTGCTACCACACGTACCCGGCCCACGCTGCCTTCGGCGGCTACAAGCAGTCCGGGATCGGGCGCGAGACGCACAAGATGATGCTGGAGCACTACCAGCAGACCAAGAATCTTCTGGTGTCGTATTCGCCGAAGAAGCTGGGCTTCTTCTAA
- the xylA gene encoding xylose isomerase: MSYQPTPDDRFTFGLWTVGWQGRDPFGDATRRALDPVETVQRLAELGAYGVTFHDDDLIPFGSSDSEREEHIKRFRQALDTTGMTVPMATTNLFTHPVFKDGAFTANDRDVRRYALRKTIRNIDLAVELGAKTYVAWGGREGAESGAAKDVRVALDRMKEAFDLLGEYVTSQGYDLRFAIEPKPNEPRGDILLPTVGHALAFIERLERPELYGVNPEVGHEQMAGLNFPHGIAQALWAGKLFHIDLNGQSGIKYDQDLRFGAGDLRSAFWLVDLLESAGYAGPKHFDFKPPRTEDLDGVWASAAGCMRNYLILKERAAAFRGDPEVQEALRASRLDELAQATAADGLQSLLADRTAFEDFDPAAAAARGMAFEQLDQLAMDHLLGARG; this comes from the coding sequence ATGAGCTACCAGCCCACCCCCGATGACAGGTTCACCTTCGGCCTGTGGACCGTCGGCTGGCAGGGAAGGGACCCGTTCGGCGACGCCACGCGGCGCGCCCTGGACCCGGTCGAGACGGTGCAGCGCCTGGCCGAGCTGGGCGCCTACGGCGTCACCTTCCATGACGACGACCTGATCCCCTTCGGGTCCTCCGACAGCGAGCGCGAGGAGCACATCAAGCGCTTCCGCCAGGCCCTGGACACCACCGGCATGACGGTGCCGATGGCCACCACCAACCTCTTCACGCACCCCGTCTTCAAGGACGGCGCGTTCACCGCGAACGACCGTGACGTGCGCCGTTACGCCCTGCGCAAGACCATCCGCAACATCGACCTGGCCGTCGAGCTCGGCGCGAAGACCTATGTCGCCTGGGGCGGCCGTGAGGGCGCTGAGTCCGGTGCCGCCAAGGACGTGCGCGTGGCCCTCGACCGCATGAAGGAAGCCTTCGACCTGCTGGGCGAGTACGTCACCTCCCAGGGCTACGACCTGCGCTTCGCCATCGAGCCCAAGCCGAACGAGCCGCGCGGCGACATCCTCCTGCCCACCGTCGGCCACGCCCTGGCGTTCATCGAGCGCCTGGAGCGCCCGGAGCTGTACGGCGTCAACCCCGAGGTCGGCCACGAGCAGATGGCCGGGCTGAACTTCCCGCACGGCATCGCCCAGGCGCTGTGGGCGGGCAAGCTCTTCCACATCGACCTCAACGGCCAGTCCGGCATCAAGTACGACCAGGACCTGCGCTTCGGCGCCGGCGACCTGCGCTCCGCGTTCTGGCTGGTCGACCTGCTGGAGAGCGCCGGCTACGCGGGCCCGAAGCATTTCGACTTCAAGCCGCCGCGCACCGAGGACCTCGACGGTGTCTGGGCGTCGGCCGCGGGCTGCATGCGCAATTACCTGATCCTCAAGGAGCGTGCGGCCGCGTTCCGCGGCGACCCGGAGGTCCAGGAGGCGCTGCGCGCTTCCCGCCTCGACGAGCTGGCGCAGGCCACCGCGGCCGACGGCCTGCAGAGCCTGCTCGCCGACCGCACCGCGTTCGAGGACTTCGACCCCGCGGCCGCCGCCGCCCGCGGCATGGCCTTCGAGCAGCTCGACCAGCTCGCGATGGACCACCTGCTGGGCGCCCGCGGCTGA
- the xylB gene encoding xylulokinase: MSAAEGPLVVGVDTSTQSTKALVVDAATGEVVASGQAPHTVSSGAGRESDPRQWWDALREALHQCGDAAREAAAVSIGGQQHGLVTLDERGEPVRPALLWNDVRSAPQARRLTEELGGAKFWAERTGSVPAASFTVTKWAWLAEHEPEALRATKAVRLPHDYLTERLTGEGTTDRGDVSGTGWWASGTETYDAEILAHVGLDPALLPRVVRPGEVAGTVRDSHELPFAKGTLVAPGTGDNAAAALGLGLRPGTPVLSLGTSGTVYAVAKRRPTDPTGTVAGFADAHGDWLPLACTLNCTLAVDRVAALLGLDREAVEPAADVTLLPYLDGERTPNLPNASGVLHGLRHDTTAGQLLQAAYDGAVHSLLGALDLVLDEDADRSAPLLLIGGGARGRAWQQTVRRLSGRPVQVPEAKELVALGAAAQAAGLLTGEDPAAVARRWNTTRGPVLDAVERDEKTLARIAGVLSDAAPLLERSTDAH, encoded by the coding sequence ATGTCAGCAGCCGAGGGTCCGCTCGTCGTCGGCGTGGACACGTCCACCCAGTCCACCAAGGCGCTGGTCGTCGACGCGGCCACCGGCGAGGTCGTCGCGAGCGGCCAGGCGCCGCACACGGTGTCCTCCGGGGCCGGCCGTGAGAGCGACCCGCGCCAGTGGTGGGACGCCCTGCGCGAGGCGTTGCACCAGTGCGGTGACGCGGCGCGCGAGGCGGCCGCGGTGTCGATCGGCGGGCAGCAACACGGGCTCGTCACGCTGGACGAGCGCGGTGAGCCGGTGCGCCCCGCACTGCTGTGGAACGACGTGCGTTCGGCTCCGCAGGCCCGTCGGCTGACCGAGGAACTGGGCGGCGCGAAGTTCTGGGCGGAGCGCACCGGATCCGTCCCGGCCGCGTCGTTCACCGTCACGAAGTGGGCCTGGCTGGCCGAGCACGAGCCGGAGGCGCTGCGCGCGACGAAGGCCGTGCGCCTCCCCCACGACTACCTCACCGAGCGCCTCACGGGCGAGGGCACCACCGACCGCGGCGACGTCTCCGGCACCGGCTGGTGGGCGTCCGGGACGGAGACGTACGACGCGGAGATCCTCGCCCATGTCGGCCTCGACCCCGCGCTGCTGCCCCGCGTGGTGCGGCCCGGGGAGGTGGCGGGCACCGTGCGGGACAGCCACGAACTGCCCTTCGCCAAGGGAACGCTGGTAGCGCCGGGCACCGGTGACAACGCCGCGGCGGCGCTGGGTCTCGGGCTGCGGCCGGGCACGCCCGTACTGAGCCTCGGCACGTCGGGCACGGTGTACGCGGTGGCCAAGCGCCGCCCCACCGACCCCACCGGCACCGTGGCCGGCTTCGCCGACGCCCACGGCGACTGGCTGCCACTGGCCTGCACCCTGAACTGCACGCTCGCCGTCGACCGCGTCGCCGCCCTGCTGGGCCTGGACCGGGAAGCCGTGGAGCCCGCCGCGGACGTCACGCTCCTGCCCTACCTGGACGGCGAGCGCACCCCGAACCTGCCCAACGCCTCGGGTGTCCTGCACGGACTGCGCCACGACACGACCGCCGGTCAGCTGCTGCAGGCGGCCTACGACGGCGCCGTGCACTCGCTGCTCGGCGCGCTCGACCTGGTCCTCGACGAGGACGCGGACCGCTCGGCTCCCCTGCTGCTGATCGGCGGTGGCGCCCGGGGCAGGGCCTGGCAGCAGACCGTGCGTCGGCTGTCCGGGCGGCCGGTGCAGGTGCCAGAGGCCAAGGAACTCGTCGCACTGGGGGCCGCGGCACAGGCGGCGGGCCTGCTGACCGGGGAGGACCCGGCCGCCGTCGCCCGCCGCTGGAACACCACGCGCGGTCCGGTGCTCGACGCCGTCGAGCGGGACGAGAAGACGCTGGCCAGGATCGCCGGGGTACTCTCCGACGCGGCCCCGTTGCTCGAACGGAGTACGGACGCCCACTGA
- a CDS encoding N-acetylmuramoyl-L-alanine amidase: protein MERARPLPGRRRILKGAALSAVPYALLPDARAGAQPRTVDYPLAEWQPATASNYTASHRPATHVVDRVVIHVTQTDYGKALSIFQNPRKKVSAHYVVRSMDGHAAQCVRESDVAWHAGNWDYNTRSVGIEHEGWVDRPEYFTETLYEQSARLTASVCDRYGIPKDRAHIIGHHEVPGTDHTDPGPNWDWGRYMWLVNTA, encoded by the coding sequence ATGGAACGAGCAAGGCCCCTCCCCGGACGACGACGCATCCTGAAGGGCGCCGCCCTGTCGGCCGTTCCGTACGCGCTGCTCCCCGACGCGCGGGCGGGCGCGCAGCCTCGAACCGTCGACTATCCGCTCGCCGAGTGGCAGCCCGCGACCGCGTCCAACTACACGGCGTCGCACCGCCCCGCCACCCACGTCGTGGACCGCGTCGTCATCCACGTCACACAGACCGACTACGGCAAAGCCCTGTCCATCTTCCAGAATCCGCGGAAGAAAGTCTCCGCCCACTATGTCGTGCGCTCCATGGACGGTCATGCGGCGCAGTGTGTACGCGAGTCCGACGTCGCCTGGCACGCGGGGAACTGGGACTACAACACACGCAGCGTCGGAATCGAACACGAAGGGTGGGTGGATCGACCGGAATACTTCACCGAGACGCTCTACGAGCAGTCCGCTCGGCTGACGGCATCGGTCTGCGACCGGTACGGCATCCCGAAGGACCGGGCGCACATCATCGGCCACCACGAAGTGCCGGGCACCGATCACACCGATCCCGGTCCGAACTGGGACTGGGGCCGCTACATGTGGCTCGTCAACACTGCCTGA
- a CDS encoding GAF domain-containing protein — protein sequence MTDPWVALEPGADPAERVRILRRAHETFTEAGTVPRPVRAVVADSWRRSARAGVGPDGTASVELTDGQLGVYRAEHPLARVMPLFRELMGTFAADGEHLLAVCDAHGRLLWVEGHKATRRHAGRMNFVPGARWAESAVGTNAPGTAVALDRPVQVFAAEHFIRRVQPWTCAAAPVHDPWTGRVLGAVDITGGNGLAHPHSLGFVQAVARAAEAHLALLAPARPAAETPRLTVLGRDEARLAVGGRSIRLSRRHSEILVLLARHPEGLSGDELLCALYKDESVTPVTLRAELARLRGVLGPGLLASRPYRLTVPFESDVAVVERRLAAGAVTAAVTAYTGPPLPSSQAPSVVRLRHRLAEELRAALIACGDPDLLADWAHAPWGEDDLDAWRALAAARPTAAIRARLASLETELTAPAGWPHP from the coding sequence TTGACCGATCCCTGGGTGGCCCTGGAGCCGGGGGCCGACCCTGCCGAGCGTGTACGGATCCTGCGACGGGCGCACGAGACGTTCACCGAGGCGGGCACCGTGCCGCGACCGGTGCGTGCCGTCGTGGCCGACTCGTGGCGGCGCTCCGCACGGGCCGGCGTGGGACCCGACGGCACCGCGAGTGTGGAGCTGACCGACGGTCAGCTCGGCGTCTACCGGGCCGAGCACCCGCTGGCGCGGGTGATGCCGCTGTTCCGCGAGCTGATGGGCACGTTCGCCGCCGATGGAGAACATCTGCTGGCGGTGTGCGACGCCCACGGCAGGCTGCTGTGGGTCGAGGGCCACAAGGCGACACGGCGGCACGCGGGGCGGATGAACTTCGTCCCGGGTGCGCGTTGGGCCGAGAGCGCGGTCGGCACGAACGCACCGGGCACGGCGGTCGCCCTGGACCGGCCGGTGCAGGTGTTCGCGGCCGAGCACTTCATCCGGCGGGTGCAGCCGTGGACGTGCGCGGCCGCGCCGGTGCACGATCCGTGGACCGGGCGGGTGCTGGGTGCCGTGGACATCACGGGCGGGAACGGGCTGGCGCATCCGCACAGCCTGGGTTTCGTGCAGGCGGTCGCGCGGGCGGCCGAGGCCCATCTGGCGCTGCTCGCCCCCGCACGGCCTGCCGCCGAGACACCACGGCTGACGGTGCTGGGCCGGGACGAGGCGCGTCTGGCCGTCGGCGGCCGGAGCATCAGGTTGAGCCGTCGGCACAGCGAGATCCTGGTGTTGCTGGCCCGTCACCCCGAGGGCCTGAGCGGCGACGAGTTGTTGTGCGCGCTGTACAAGGACGAGTCGGTCACACCGGTGACGCTGCGCGCCGAACTCGCCCGGTTGCGCGGGGTGCTGGGCCCCGGGCTGCTGGCCTCGCGCCCCTACCGGCTCACCGTTCCGTTCGAGTCGGACGTGGCGGTCGTCGAACGACGGCTGGCAGCCGGTGCCGTCACGGCGGCTGTGACGGCGTACACCGGGCCGCCGTTGCCGTCGTCCCAGGCACCGTCGGTGGTGCGGCTCCGGCACCGTCTCGCCGAGGAGCTGCGCGCCGCGCTGATCGCCTGCGGCGACCCCGATCTGCTGGCGGACTGGGCGCACGCGCCGTGGGGCGAGGACGACCTCGACGCGTGGCGGGCGCTCGCGGCAGCCCGCCCGACAGCGGCGATACGCGCGCGCCTCGCCTCTCTGGAAACAGAACTGACGGCACCCGCCGGATGGCCACACCCATAG